CAGATGGGTTTAACCCATTTGGCAATCTTAGCAGCACTTACTTGTGTTGGCCAGTGATAATGGTTGTTTATAACCTTCCGCCATGGCTATGCATGAAATGAAAGTACATGATGTTAACTTTGTTAAATTCCGGACCCAAGCAGCCTGGAAATGATATTGATGTGTACTTGCAGCCTTTAATAGATGACCTAAAAGTCTTGTGGAATGATGGAATTGATCGGGTGTATGATTCAGTGAGAGGAGAATACTTTAGGTTGAGAGTGGTCTTGTTATGGACTATTAACGATTTTTCCACTTATGGGAATTTATCAGGGAGCATTGTTAAAGGTACAATGCAGTCCTATATGCATTGACCAGATCAAACCGATAAGgttgaagtattctaaaaaGATGGCTTATATAAGGACTCGTAGGTGGACTGCAAGAAACCATCCTTACAGAAAGCaagctttttcttttgataacACTGTAGAAAAGGATGATCATCCTAAACCATTAACTAGAGAGTAGTTATATGAAAGAGTTCAATTCTTGCCCAAAACTAGTGGGAAGGGAGAGAAACATGTTCCGTATAAGGGTGACCCTGAGTGTAAACCATGCTGAAAGAAGAAGTATGTATTCTACGAACTGGAATATTGGAAATTCTTTCCAGTCAGACATAATTTAGATGTAATGCATATTGAAAAGAATTGTTGTGAGTCTATTCTTGGGACACTATTGAACATACCGGGTAAAACAAAGGATGAAGTTACAACTAGAAATGATATGATTGATATGGAAATCCGTACTGACTTGAGACCCGCATCTGGTGAAAAGAGAGACAAGCTGTCTATGAGTTAGATCAACTTGTATGCAGAAGAACGAACGATTTTCTGTAATTCAATTTTCAATATGAAGACTCTATTTCGCTTTTCATCTAATGCACGTAACCTAGTTTCGTTAAAAGATTCTAGAATAGGCAATTTAAAATCTCATGATTGCCATGTTATAATGCAATTGCTCATGCCCATTGCATTGTGTTCAGTGTTGTAAAAACCTGTTAGAATTGTCATCATTCGATTCCACTTATTCTTTAAATCTGTTCGCACTAAAGTAATCGATATTTCAGTCCTTCATAAAATCCAAAGTGAGTTTGTTAATACCATTTGTTTGCTAGAAAAGTTTTTCCCACCCTTCTTTTTTAACATCATGATTCATTAACTCTACACCTTGTAAGtaggggtgagcaaaataaCCGGTAACCGATTACCAAACCGACAATCGAACTGAAATtttagtttggttcggttattttaacattctggttcggttcggttttaattttatctttatttggtaatcggttatcggttcggttattgaaaaaaatatatcggtgtaaccgataaccgaaccgaacttcatatatacatatttaaaatataactttatctttatatatatataaataaaaagtttaaccctaaaaaatacacttttatctttgtatacatatattttggtttagtagcctttaatttattcaattgtaacttttatacaaggatattatttgaaaactaattaaataaaaatgtataaaaaattaaatattttgagttttcggttattcggtcggtaaccgaaccgaaaattttCGGTTAAATCAAATTCGGTTACCAAACTTATTCGGTTCAGTTCGGTCATGAAAATAGAAcaaatttcggttcggttaaccgacaattcggttcggttagtaaccgaaccgaaccgatgctcacCCCTGTAAGAGAAGTCGAGTGTGCTGGTAAgcctaaattataaattatacctAAATTAGCATGCAGGGCTAATTTGGATTTTAAGCCTAATTGTGCTGTCAAAAATTAACAGCCGTAAAGTAAAAGAAGGGCTCCATCCTCTACTCCCAAATGACAAACCAAAACAGCGACGTTTCCTGTAAACCACATAGCATGCACAATTCGTTTCCCCTTGCTGGAGTAGTTTGGACTTGTATTGTCTTCCGTCATCAAACACTTTTCCTCACTCGATCGTAATGGCAACCATGTCGCTCAACGAGCTCGATGACGATATTGTGCGCAGCATGTCCGTCGGAGCCGTTTTCTCCGATtttgtaagctttttctctttccTCCTCCTCCATCAATCTGCACTCAATAAGAGTTTGTCTCGTGGACTTTGGAGCTTCAATTTGGTTTCAGTAATCGCAAATTCAACTTTATTTTCACTATTAGACCAAGAAATTCCCGATTAAGAACTTTAATATGatagtttatattttagaatCGGAAGCTACAGTTAAGAAATACAAAGCGGAAGTTATATGTATACCGTGTAATTattagttttacataatttttaGGGTGGGAGGATAAATTCAGTTGATTTCCATCGAAAAGACGATTTGTTAGTCACAGCCAGTGAGGATGATTCTGTTCGACTTTATGATATCGCAAGTGCGAAGTAAGTGAGTTTTATTCCACTTCTAATTGTGCTTCTGGTTTTTATGATGATATTTATGAGATTTCAAATTCTTaagatttttattaatttatatatttttcctgAGGATGTGATTGCCCTTAAGGCCTTAATTCATCAGAATGATATCGAGGACTCAGCTCACTAGCGAATTCTAGACTTAGAATTAGAATGAAGCTTAAATAAAGAAGACTAAGCCTCattttttcaatgaacttcagGTTGCTCAAGACAACTTATCACAAGAAAAATGGTGCTGACAGAATATGCTTTACTCACCACCCTAGCTCTGTTATTTGTTCCTCAAAATACAATTTGGATTCTACTGGAGGTTTGTTAATTACTTTTCTATTCTAATAAAAAGTGATTTCTCTTCTAGTACAGATCTGATTTCATTATTGTGTATGGTTACAAGGGTTCATTATTTTCCTACTCTTGCCAGAATCGTTACGGTATTTATCGATGTATGATAATAGGTGTCTTCGCTACTTCAAAGGACATAAAGAGAGGTATGCCTTCCAGTACATATCAATACTTTGGTAATGAGTACAGAATATTGGTGGGGTCATCTTCTAAAAGTGTTTGTATAATATTCATGCAGTAGATATAGATGCCTCTTGGGAGAAGTCATAGTTTATGAATGGTTTATATTCACAGCTGAATTTGAGAAGCAAGGTTTTGAATTATTGCTCTATATAGTTCGATACTTATGTGCATATTATAACAAAAAGTTGAGCTGATCATTTCAGTTAaccttatcatttttatttccaGGTGTCACCTGGTCCTTATTAGGATAGGTTCTCTCCGTCTTTCCATTATGCCTCTCAGATGATGTGGATTGCTGCTTTCTGTTTTTAAGTTTTGCCTGGTTGCACTTTTGATGGTTTTCATTTCATATGCTATTGTAGGGTTGTTTCGCTTTGCATGTCTCCTATCAATGATAGTTTCATGTCTGGTTCTCTGGACCATAGTGTCAGGATATGGGATCTTCGTGTAAATTCTTGCCAGGTATTATTCAATTTAATTGTGATATTTATGTTTTAGTGGAATCTATCTAAAGTACAGACAATTTTTGTACTAGGGTGCATAATCAATAGGTCTTGAGTTGACCTGTATTCACAAAACCACTCAACAGCAGTGGCTTGTACTTGTACATGATTGTGATTTATGCTTACTGTTGTAGTTTTCAGGGAATTTTGCGCCTACGTGGTAGACCTACAGTTGCATATGACCAACAAGGTCTCGTTTTTGCTGTGGCAATGGAAGGGGGAGCTATTAAATTGTTTGATTCACGTTCCTATGACAAGGTTCTTACCTATAACACCTACTCGCGTTTTGTATTTTGAATGTTTTGGCTCTGAATTTGATTTGTCACTCCACTTCCAGGGTCCCTTTGACACTTTTTTAGTTGGTGGAGATACAGCTGAGGTTTGTGACATTAAATTCAGTAATGACGGCAAATCAATGCTCTTGACGACCACAAGTAACAATATTTATGTTCTTGATGCATATGGAGGAGAAAAGGTTAGTTCCCTGAGTTGGATTTTTCTACTTTGGGGTTTCTGAAGATGTGTGCTCACTTGTGTTATTACAGCCCCCTGAATTTATTGCAGATCAATTCTAAGTAACCCTGCATTTTTTATGGataattgcactattttatgtGTTTACTAGTTTAAAACTTTCCCTTGTGCAGCGCTGCGGGTTCAGTTTGGAACCATCACCAAATGCCACTATAGAGGCAACTCTTACCCCAGATGGCCAATATGTAGTATCAGGTATCCATTCTTCAGTTTACttgaaaatttgaaataaatattGCTCTAGCTTATGCTCAAACTTTTTCTGCCATTTCttttacttaaataaatatCTTGTTACCCAGTACCGTTAACATCAACAGAATGAATTTACATCTAAGAGCATATTAACATCTGTGATGAGCTCGTTTTATTAGTATGATGAATTGCAATTCAGTTTCATGTATGCTTCAGTTCTATGTCCTGGACCCTTCCTTCCATGTATGAAACAGTTTCTCTTTCTACGTTAAccaataattagaaaatttaCTGTGGTGGATGGGATATTTTATTGTTCAATTGGTGCGGAGAATAGAACTTAAGCACGATAAAGAAAAGTTACATAACAAAATTCCACAATAGTTAGCTGCTAACTCAATCATGAATTAATATCCAAAATTTTGGTTTTACAAGAAAACTAACAGCCACACCATAAGAATCCAAACTAATTATATTACCATTGTCTGAGACGGTTGGTGTGGAAATCGAAGTCATGAGGCTATGGCCATGAAGTTCAAAGGGTATGCATGCCTAATGATAAGTCATGTGGCTATGGCCATCTAACAAAAAGGTAACAGCTGAGATATTAATTGcaggtttttaatttttaaagggATCCTAGTAGACTGCTCTATGGTTCCTCTCTAATTCCCTCATTTTAATCAAGTAACCTTTTATTCGGTTTTCCAAATGAAGAAGGTGCCAAAAAGTGAGCGAGGCCGCCTCTAGCACCTGAGGCGTTTTAGTCCagatttgaaaaaaattaaaaaaaaaaaagaatgaaaatccATTAGGGTCAAAATACCTCCACAGCAGGTATAGTTCCTCTTAGGGGGCGTTTGTTTTGGGTTTCAGGAAAGGGTAATGGAAAGAGGAAGTTTCATTCCTTTTATTggtatttgttttattaattcaatcaTTTCCTTTTACGTTTTAAGTTTTGGGTTTACCCCTAACTCCTCTAATCTCATTACCCAATCCCCTTAGTTTTTCTATTCATTTTCCCCTCATTTGCTACCTTGAACGTGTAGGCTCTttataaaattctactttagtctctattttactttttactttttgttttgatccatatatttatttatttatacttttttatcctcgtattaatttcattttttatccttatacttatatattcttacttttttttcctaaaaaatatttttgatcaaattttattttttgattctTATactcatgttttttttattcctagactaatttcacttttgattcttatacttatttatttttacttttttgccctaaaaaataattttgaccaaattttttgtatatttatttttaattattttaaaatgattattttattcttaaaatataatgtttatgcattttctttgattaattttatttcagttttctCTATTTCATAATCTTTTGATTTTAGTGGaagtaattgattttaattcttatattttaattctaagaacatcccacttagtgacttatcggagtgacggtaatgcgagccaaattgacttcttagtaaggagtgcttgaagaaagagttatattgattgtaaggtgatccctggtgagagtacgacaacccaacatagagtagtggtgcttgattttcgaagtaggaaatgtataagaaaacaaacaccacaagtagagactaagattaagtggtggaaattgcaaggagagaatcaacaaaaatttgtggatgagatgactaaaaaagatgtttggacttgtaatatggatttagatatagattcgatatggactaagatggagcatagtataagggaagtagcgaaggaagttctaggggaatctaaaggtagcatgaggacacatcttggtggacagaagaagtacgacaagcagtaaagagtaagcgagaatcctataaaatattggggaaatgtaggagtgacgagaactacgaaaaatacaaagaggctaaaagggaagtaaagaaggtcattcgagatgctagagcaaaggtgaatcgagATCTGTATaccagattggatacgaaagaaggggaaagagacatatatagaattgctcggatgagagataggaagacgcgggatctcggaaaagttaaatgtgtgaaggatgtggaccagcaagtcctagttggagataaggatatcaaggaacgatggaggtcctattttgatgacttatttaacagagatcgcagacaagatgtgggagatataagtatccatcacgatatgataaatcatgaatgcctgcggagaattaaaaaaggtgaagtcaaaatggcattaagtaagatgaagttgaagaaagcagtaggacctgatggcatccctattgagatttggagatgtttgggagaaagaggaatcgaatggttgacgacgttcttcaacaaaatttggagaaacaataagatgccatcagaatggaggaaaagtatcttaatccatttgtataagaacaaaggcgatgtccaagattgtgccaactatcggggaatcaaattaatgagtcacactatgaaactttgggagcgagtgatcgaacaaaggctaaggaggacggtgaagatctcggaaaaccaatttggctttatgccgggaagttcaactatggaagccatccatctaatgagacaattgatggagcactatcgaaataagaagaaagacttgcatatggttttcattgacttggagaaagcatatgataccaagggaagtactttggtgggccttgataaggaaaggcatttcgcggaaatatattgacatcataaaggatatgtatgagggagcatgcacgagtgtacgtactagtgttgggaagactgaagagtttcctattacgattggcgtgcatcaaggttccgcactaagcccatttctttttgccatcgttatgaatgaactaacaagttcacttcaagatggtataccatggtgcatgctgtttgcagatgatattgtgttggttgatgataggggtgggcacggttcggttaaccggtccatgGGGTGTTAAAATTAACCGAACCAAAACTATCGGTTTTTTAACCAGTGAAATCGAAACCGGTCCATACATATCGGTTAACCGTATGaacggttaaccattaatttcggtttggtttttcggttaacggtttttaaccagtTCTCAACGGTTAACtaaaaatcaacggttaaccacaatttttacccaaacctaaattaaattgaaaaccttTAGGATCATACATAACATAATTAATCAAGAAATATATAAGTCAGTTTTGAGACATAATTTACACGAATCTAGCTATATATCATATATGATGTGCATTTCATCGTTAAGAAGTAAAATCAAAAGAAAGTCCAAAACTAGCCAACTAACTACATCATTGCTATACAAATTCAAAGATAAATAATTTCAAAGATAAACTCTGCTATCAAACTCTTGAATTAAAGAGATTCCTCAAACTCTTTCAAAGATAAACAATTTCAATTACCAACTAGCTATACAATTTCATCATTACTGAAAATATTCTTACAAAACCAACAATATTGCTACTTTCTTCTCTGTCTGCAAACTCTTCAAACCAGACATTGAACAAAAGGATAAAGAATGACAGCAAACCCAGACATTAGCAAACCCAGATATTACTAATTACCTTAATCAACAACATCGGTGAGAGATCGGAATGAAAGAGGTGCGAGACGGAAGGACGGTGGTGCGAGATCGAACGAAGATGGTGCGAGATCAGAACGACGCCGGTGCGAGACAGAATGAGGAACGACGGTGTGAGGAGATAGGAAGGGATGAGGAATGACCGTGTGAGGAGATCGAAAGGGATGACGAACAATGGTGTGAGGAGGAGAGACAGCCGGCGTGAGTGGAGATCCGGATAAGCAGGAACGATGGTGTGAGGAGGAGAGATGGACGGCGGCTTCCTCTTTGATTTTCTATCTTGGTTTTTGAACAATAGATAGAATAGGGTTTGATTTTAAtagttataatatatgtatataatatattaatttttttaaatatatttattaaacggttcggttaaccgttaaccgTGGTTTTTGAATACTCTaacccgaaaccgaaaccgaaaccgataccagtcaatttttttaaccattaagaaaaccaccgGTTCGGTTAACCTCTTTTTTCGGTTCGGATTATCGGTTTCcggttcggttaccggtttGCTTGGTTTTTTTGCCCACTCCtagttgatgagacgaaaggagtggagaggaagttggaactatggagacaaactctagaatctagaggctttaagttgagccaaagtaagacagaatatttggagtgtaagtttagcggccataggagtagggaggcagggacaatcaccctagatgggatagttgttcaggcctcggattgcttccggtatttaggatctattatccaaacggatggagaagtagatggagatgttgctcataggattaaagctggttggtcgaagtggaagagtgctacgggtttcctttgtgaccccggcatgcctaatagattgaaggggaaattctaccggacggcaattagaccagcattgttatatggtacggagtgttgggcagtgaaacactgccacatccataagatgccggtggcggagatgcgtatgttgagatggatgtgtggtcatacgagaaaggatcgggtgagtaatgaaataattgggacaaaagtaggggtcacatctattgagaataaaatgagagaaaaccgactaaggtggtttggccatgtgagacgtagagcgcttgatgcgccggttaggagaaccgaagagtggcaaagggatatagtggtgaggggtaggggaagacctaagcaaacttggaggagggtgatcgagagtgatatgagtttactgggaattgaggaaaatatggtagtggataggacggagtggagggagcgaatttgtgttgctgacacgacttgatttcacggttttatatgatggttcatgttagccgatcccgaatcatttcgggactaaggctttgttgttgttgttgtatttacatgtgattaatttattaaggcaaaaagcatcttgaggcccctgatctttcattatttggtgcattaagccctcgatcttttatttagacacattgagcccctgatctttcacaatttggtgcattaagccctcaatctttcatttagacacattcagcccttgatctttcatatatgggtgtattaggtccttccataaatcaattaatatataggtttattaagggcatgtttggtgtgacaacaaatgatgttctaaaaataacaaattctaaaataaaaaatatattatacaaattaataaaaataatttaaataaaaaataaa
The sequence above is drawn from the Euphorbia lathyris chromosome 6, ddEupLath1.1, whole genome shotgun sequence genome and encodes:
- the LOC136233870 gene encoding protein ANTHESIS POMOTING FACTOR 1 isoform X2; the encoded protein is MATMSLNELDDDIVRSMSVGAVFSDFGGRINSVDFHRKDDLLVTASEDDSVRLYDIASAKLLKTTYHKKNGADRICFTHHPSSVICSSKYNLDSTGESLRYLSMYDNRCLRYFKGHKERVVSLCMSPINDSFMSGSLDHSVRIWDLRVNSCQGILRLRGRPTVAYDQQGLVFAVAMEGGAIKLFDSRSYDKGPFDTFLVGGDTAEVCDIKFSNDGKSMLLTTTSNNIYVLDAYGGEKRCGFSLEPSPNATIEATLTPDGQYVVSGSGDGTLHAWDINTRHEVMCWNSHIGIPSCLKWAPRRVMFVAASTVLTFWIPNGTRSAAEPRAVDTEGVAQPEVEHHLAQ
- the LOC136233870 gene encoding protein ANTHESIS POMOTING FACTOR 1 isoform X3, translated to MATMSLNELDDDIVRSMSVGAVFSDFGGRINSVDFHRKDDLLVTASEDDSVRLYDIASAKLLKTTYHKKNGADRICFTHHPSSVICSSKYNLDSTGGFIIFLLLPESLRYLSMYDNRCLRYFKGHKERVVSLCMSPINDSFMSGSLDHSVRIWDLRVNSCQGILRLRGRPTVAYDQQGLVFAVAMEGGAIKLFDSRSYDKGPFDTFLVGGDTAEVCDIKFSNDGKSMLLTTTSNNIYVLDAYGGEKRCGFSLEPSPNATIEATLTPDGQYVVSGDVLEQPHRHPIMLEMGSSSGYVRCCIHCSYVLDTQWHKICCGASSCGY
- the LOC136233870 gene encoding protein ANTHESIS POMOTING FACTOR 1 isoform X1, translated to MATMSLNELDDDIVRSMSVGAVFSDFGGRINSVDFHRKDDLLVTASEDDSVRLYDIASAKLLKTTYHKKNGADRICFTHHPSSVICSSKYNLDSTGGFIIFLLLPESLRYLSMYDNRCLRYFKGHKERVVSLCMSPINDSFMSGSLDHSVRIWDLRVNSCQGILRLRGRPTVAYDQQGLVFAVAMEGGAIKLFDSRSYDKGPFDTFLVGGDTAEVCDIKFSNDGKSMLLTTTSNNIYVLDAYGGEKRCGFSLEPSPNATIEATLTPDGQYVVSGSGDGTLHAWDINTRHEVMCWNSHIGIPSCLKWAPRRVMFVAASTVLTFWIPNGTRSAAEPRAVDTEGVAQPEVEHHLAQ